The segment TTGCTTTTCTGCGGCCATATTTTTTACGCTCTACAACACGACTATCACGAGTTAGAAGGCCTTGTGGTTTAAGAGCTCCTCTAAATGTTGCGTCGATAGAAGCTAAAGCTCTTGAAATTCCGTGTCTTAAAGCCTCTGCTTGAGCTGAATACCCACCACCTAAAGTTGTAGCTGTGATATCCATAGAAGTTTCTTGTTTTGTTACTAATAATGGTTGAACTACTTTAAGCTTTATAGCTTCGTGTCCGCCAAGCCAAGTATTTAGATCCATACCATTTACTGTGATTTTGCCGCTACCTGGTTTTACCCAAACTTTAGCAACTGCTGTTTTTCTCTTACCTGTTGCGTATGTTGTTGCCATTATTATTTTCCTTCTTTAGCTATTTGTGCAGTGTGCGGATGCTCACTACCAGCATAGATTTTTAATTTTTTAAGCATCTCTTTGCCTAATTTTGTCTTAGGTAGCATACCACGGACTGCTAATTTATAAAGTTTTTCAGGTTTATTAGCTAGTAAATCACCAAATTTTTCGCTCTTTACGCTACCAAAATAGCCTGAATGTCTGTGATAAAGTTTCTCTTCAGCTTTATTCGCACCTGTGAATTCTGCCTTACTAGCATTGATGATGATTACATAATCTCCGCAATCAACATTTGGGCTAAATCCTGGCTTATGTTTGCCACGAAGTAGTGTAGCAGCTTCAGTTAGCAATCTACCAAATCTCTTTCCAGAAGCATCAAGAACGATCCAATCACGCTTTACTTCATTTGGCTTTGTTATCTTTGTCATAATCTTGCCTTTTATATAATTAATTTAAGAGTGAAATTATAGCGAGACTAGTTTAAAAATAGCTGAATTTAAGAAAATTTTTATATTAGAGCTTTGAAATTTGAATTTTGTCATGTAGTATATAAACTATACTAGCTTTTAGCTTTTTTTGTGGGTAAATTTGAGATAAAATATCTAGATATTCTCTAACTTGCTCTTTATGCTCATCGCTATTTTTAAGAGAGCTTTTATAGTCTATTATCTCGATTTCATCGTTATTTACGCATAATAAATCAATGCGTTTTAACACCCCATTAAATCCGATATCTTGCTCTTGATATAATCTTTTATCTTTTATAATTTCTAAAAATTGCGGGTTATTTAAAAGTCTATCAACTCTATCTTTAATATCTTTTAAACCATCTTGGTCGATAAATGCTCCAAATTTATTATACAAGCAATTTTGAGCGATTTTAAGTGAGTTAAAATCAGCAAAATCAATGCTCTCAAGATAATAATGCAGCGCCTTGCCAAAGTAGATAGAATCCAAATTTAAGCTCTCTTTTGGCTTATCACTAGTTAAAATCTCTTGTGGCGCAATCTTTTCAAATGGTTTAAGATCGGTTATTTGCGGCTTGGACTCTTGCTTTTTGTCGCTATTTGGTTTGATAATCCCTGATTTGTATTCATCTAAATTTAGATATTCTACTGCTTTGCCATTTGATTCATACTCAGTAAAATATGAGATATTGTTGCCATTTGGATTATCTTTGGCTAAGATTATTAAGCTATGTTTAGCCCTGGTTAATGCTACATAAATTTTATTTATAACCTCTTTTCTATCAAGCTCTTTTTGTCTATTTTGAAGCTGGATATAATTCTCATCGCCCAAATACTCAAACACCTTATTAGCTAACCTTATATCCCAGCTATCTGTGCCTAGATTATACTCCATTAAAAATTTATCTTTTTGGCTATTTTCTTTACCTATATAATCAAGCACGATAACATGCTCAAATTGCAGCCCTTTGCTCTTGTGGACGGTCATTATCGTTATGCCTTTTTGGCTATTTTTAGCACTGGTTGTCTGGTCATTATCGATATTAAAAGCAAAATCATATATATCGCTATATTTGCTACTAATCTCATATAGTTTCAATAGATCAACATCGCAAGGCTCAAGCTCAAGGTATTTAGCGATGAATTTCAGAGTTTGAGCTACGCTAGCATCGCTTTTTAACTCTAATTTGGCTTTTTTGGTTTTGGTTATCTCATATTGAGTGTTTAGATATATCTCATCACCAAAAATAGAGTATTTCAAAAATGCCACCACCGCCGCTACATTGGCACTTTTGATAAGATTATTTGTAGTTTGGGTAGATACTTCTAAGCCTTTAGCTTCTAAATAGTCTTTGATATTATAAATATCACTATTTTTCCAACAAAGTATCGCCATATCTTCATACTTTACACCAAATTTGCTTAGATAATTTATGCTATCATAAATCGCTTCTAAATATTTTTCTTTTTCTCTATCAAATTTAACAACCCCTACATAGCCATCATCTTTGCTATTTGGAATTTGGTCTATGTAGTGTGGATATTTGTTTTTAAATATGGTATTTACATATTCTACTATCTCTTTATTACTGCGATAATTTTTATCTAGGCTTTGAGTTTTTATCTGCGGGAATTTAATTGTAAGCTTATTAAATAATCCACTTTGACCACCACGAAATCTATAAATACTCTGCTTTATATCACCAACATAAAAAAAGCTCCCAACGCCACTTTGACCTATGCCAGAGAGACTTTCAGCTATGAGTGGTTCTAATATCTCATATTGCTTGATATCAGTATCTTGAAACTCATCGATCAAAATATGCCTAATCTTAGCATCAAGGCGAAAATATAGCATATCGATATTTTGCTTGTTTTTGTTAGTTAGAAGCTCATTGACCCAATTTGTGATATCGGCAAAACTTAGGCTATTTTCACGGCGATTTACATTGGCAATTGCCTTTTTATAGAGATCCACAAAATATGAAATTTGAGATATTTCATATTTCTCAAGAGCTAGATAATACTCTTTTAGAGCACTTATAAACTCATCTCTAGCGGCGTTAAATTCGGCGTTGTCTCTTACTTTATTAAAATATTTTTTATCTATATCTTTTACGACGGCTTTTTCAACTATCTCGTTTAAGCTTAAATTTTTATTAAAATTAGCCACATAATACTTATCGCTACTCAATTTCAATGCCACATCACATAACTCATTATATCTATCCATTGCGTTTTCGGAGCTTGGCCATGGGGCGTCGAATTTATCAAATTTAGTTTGTGAGAGTAGAGCAAGCTTTTCAAAAAGGGCATTTTCTTTGCTATTTGTATAATATAGATATTTTGCTACTTTACTCATCATTGAATTTGAGTTTAAGAGCCTTTTAAACTCACTTTTAACCTCAATGCTATTATCATTAAGAGAGTTAAAATCTGGCATAAGACCTAAATTTAAGCTAAACTGCCTAAGAATCGTAGCAAAAAAGGAGTCAAATGTAGATATCTTTAACTCACTTGATAAAAAATCAGCCATAAATTTATCTCTAAGCGCCAAAACTTCTTCTTTTGATTTGCCCAAAAGCTCGCAAATCGCATTTCGCTCGCCATCACACTTGCTTAAATGTAGATTACAAAATGTATCTGTGATCCTGTGCTTCATCTCGTTTGCGGCTTTGTTTGTGAATGTTAGGGCTAGAATTTTTCTTGGGTGATTGCCTTTTAATAATAGAGCGATATAGCGAACTGATAGAGCAAATGTCTTGCCACTTCCCGCACTCGCTTCTAAGCATAAATAATTTTCAAATTTCATCTTAATCCCCTTAAACATAGAGATTTATACGGGCATATATCGCAATGTTTTGTATCTTGATAAAATTCAATTTGGGTATTATTTTCCTTTTTTAACTCATCTAAAACTTCGATTAATTTATCAATGTCGGCTTTGCTATTGGTAAATTTATTATCATCAAATGAGTAGAAATGACCACTAGCTGTTTTATTAAATTTCGCTTGATATAAAAGCTCATAAAATGCTAGCTGCAAGGACTTTTCATCTGCTTTTCCACTCTTATAATCAATAAGCCAAATATCATCATCATTGATATCTACTCTATCAATCTTGCCTTTGATAGGAATACCATCAAACTCAGTTTCAATTTCCATCTCGCGTTCATCAACTCTAAATCCATTTTCAAAATGGCTATTTTGACTAGATGCGAAATCATCAAGTTTTAGCTTGAAAATCTCGCTTTTTAGCGTGGTGTCTTTTTGATATTTGCTATATATCTGTAAAAACTCGCTTTTATCAAATTTGGCGTTTGATTGCTTGAAATACTCTTCTAAGGCTTCATGTATCAAATTACCAAAATCCAGCGCATCCCTATCATCAAATCTAGACTCTTCAATATTTTTGATATATTTATAATAATACCGCCTTGGGCATTTAAGATAGGTATCTAAGCGAGTAAATGAGAGAGGCCAAGCAAAAAAATCGTGAGTTTCTACAATCTCCCTAGGCGTCAAATCAATGGCGATTCCGCCTTGACGCAAGGCGTTTTCATATGAAATTTGCGAAATTTCAATCTTCTTAACGCCCTCAAAATCCTTAATAAATCTAGATACGATATTCTCATCATTTTCAACATAGCTGATAGATACCCTTTTGGCTCTATTTATCAAGCTTTCGTAGTAAAATCTCTGTAAATTCTCCCTATCGCTATGACTGATTAGACCAGCATTTTTTCTCACTACTGAGCTTAGAAACATCTCTTTTTGGCTTCTTTTAGGCACTAAAGAGTCATTGAAATCAACTATAATCACACCATCATAACTCTTAAATCTACTCTCTAAAATCCCAATCACGCTTACTAGACCCCCGCCGGCCATGCTTTGAGTTTTGCTAGAGAAATTTATCAAAAATAGCTCTAAAATATCGCTAAATTTAAGCTCTATTTGGCGTAAAAGAGTTTTGATATAAAATAGCTCATTTTCTATAATCTCATCTATCTCATCAACCCTTTTGATATCATTTAATAGCGATTTTATAGCATTCTCAAAGCGATTAAACTCCACATTAGAATAGAATATACCTTGGATATCTTGATATATTTGCGTTGGGATTTTAAAGCTATTTAGCGTTGCTATTAACTGATTTAGTTCTTTGGAATCTTTTATATAATTCTCATTAAATTCATATTCTAACTCTTGAGATATAGCCTCTTTAATCGTGTGTAAAAGCGTGTAAATTGGGCTATTTTTCAAGCTTTTTCCCATAGCGTAATTTAGCATATTATTCTCATCTAAATTTTGTAACACATCTGCAAAGCTCTCATCAGGTAGTATCACGGCGATATTTTGCGGTTTTATCCCATCTCTTATCATATTTGATATCTCATCAAAGACAAAGGCCGCTTGTAAGCTACGAAGAGAAAATCCCATAATATTTATATTTGGGTTTTGGTTTAGCTTGGTCTCGCTTTCTATAGATTTATCGCTTAAATTTAGCTTATAGTTATGGCTGGCTTTGAAATTTAAATTTGTAAAATTTTTTATCTTTTCTATCGTTTTTTGGTTAAATTTACTACAATCAAAATTTAAAATTAGTGGAATTTTTTCGCTTATTTTAATCAAAATCTCCCACTCCAAAAGCGTCAAAATGCCATCAATCCGTAGCTCAATCCTATCAAAATTGCTAATGAAATTTGAATTTATCTCATAGTAATCGCTTATCGTAATATCATCATATAGGCCACGCTCATCCAAACTCTGCTTATAAATCCGCCCTAGATTATCCAAAATAGCTAGATGCTCATCATAATTAGCATATGTATCAGCGATACTTAAATCTGCGACTCTCTTTTTCTCTTTGCTTAGCTCTTTAAAGAATGAAAATATATAGTTGGAGTTTTTCAAAAAGACCAAAAATTCATCTTTTATATTTAATATAGAAGAGATATTCTCCACCCTATTAATAGCATTTCGCATATATAGCAAGGACTCCATATCAGTAGCACGGCGTCTATCTGGGACATATATAACCTCACCAAAAAACTCTGATATATTCATTATCTTTGGCAAGAGCGAATTTGAGCTTAGATTATTAGAGTAGAAATCCCGCACATTTCTAGAAGTACTAAAGACAAAAAGCGATCTATTTTGCATATAACTCTACTTGATAAAATCCGGTTTTATTCTCATCAATGATAATCTTGGCTTTTATCTGCCATCTGCCAGCTTTGGTTAGATTAAGGTCATTTATAGTCATCTTGCCACTTTGATTTTGTGATATTAGCTCTTTGTCAAACTCACTGCTATCTGGGCGAGTTAGCAATATCTTAGTAGAATAGTTAGTGGCATTTGTATCGAATTTGAGATTGAAATTTTGATTTAATGGCACTATTGTAGCTCTCTTGCCCCTACGAAGTCTTTGGGTTTGATTAGGCAAGATTAGCGAATTTAGCTCAATTTGCGGAGTTGTATTAAAACTAAATTCACGACTAAAATTTGATTGAGCCGCTTGGATTTCATTAAATTTGCTATCAACTTTTTGATACTTATCAAAGTAATAATCATCCATATAGACAGGATAATCCAAAGAGTAATATATAGTATAAGCACAAGCACAGACTATAGCAAATATGGAGAGCAAAATTCCATACGGCCAAAGCGTTTTACGATTTTGCATTATTAGCCTTTTTAAATTTACGCATAAATAAAACAATCAACACAAGTATAATTGTCCCATATATTAGATATCTAAAGATATTTATAGTATCTCTATTTTGTGAGCCTATTGAAGTTTCTAGGGTTATATTTTTGCTATTTGCGACTCTATCAGCGATATCGGCATATCCATTTAGCATAGAGGAATTATAGATATCTTTGCCTTTATTTTGCGTTAGAAGTGGGATTATAGAGCCAATTTGCGGAAATGGGCTAAGCACTGCTTCTTTGTCAAAAAGCTCTAAAGCGTCATTTGACGCAAATATATCTAGCTTACCAGCCTTACTAGAAAAATCCTTAGGCAATATAGCTAAAACTATATATGGTGGCTTTAAATTTGATATATGTGAGCTAGCAGCATTTTCCAAAGTAGAGCCATTGAGATCAGATATAGTAAGAAGATCTAGACTAACGCCCGTTTTACTCTTTAACTCTTCACCAATTAAATTTAGTTTTATCTCTACAGCCTCGCTAATGATATTAGCATTGTCAATTACTACGCCATATGCTCCCAAACTCAAAAGAGCAGCTATAAAGCCGCTCTTAAAAATCTTAAATAATATCATCCGATATAAAGACTATTTGGTGTAAGCACTGACCAAGCAGTAATAGCCGCTGCTATAATAAGTCCGATAACAATTAATGATTCTAATAATTTAGACATATTTTACTCCTTAATTACCATAACTTCAGCAGCTTTTTGGACGCTACTTTTCATCTCTACAGATGAAGGATCTACTAATTTATATGGTTTTTGCATTACATTTTGTTGTGCCGATATACCAAGATATGTAAGCACAACCAATATAGATAGCAAAAGAGCAGTAGCGATCAGCATCCCAGTCACGCCATTTAATGCAAAAACAGATCTATTTGTATTATCCATATTATTCTCCTTTTGAAAGTGAGATTATATATTCACCAACGGCTTTTTCTTGAGTTGGATTAATCAAGCCTGTGTCTCTGAATTTAGGCATATGACCGATATTGCCTGTTTTTCCACGAACTAATACATCTACTACAAAATCACTTGATCCATATTTGCTAAGATCTGGCGCCATACCATCCATACCTTTGCCATCTTCACCATGGCAAGCCGCACAAGTAGCCCACGCTGCACGACCAGCTTCTACTAGATCTTCATTTATAGTAGATTTGATAGCTGATATCTCTTTAGCTGTAAATGCTGCTATAGCCTTAGCCGTAGCCTCATCAATGCCATTATCAATAGCATTTGGCATATCGCCTAATGGATATCCTAGGCCTTTTGAGCCTTTGATAATAGCATCATAAATACCCTTTTCGCTACCCCACTCTACTAAATTTGCCGCCTTACCATTAATGCCATCACCTGTGATTCCATGGCAAGCTGCACATTGAACCAAAAATACTTGCTCGCCAATTGCTTTTAACTCATCTTGAGTGGCATTTTGGAATTTAGCTTGGAAGCTTGCGTTATATTTTTTGACCTCTTCATTATATTCGCCGATTTGAGAGTATGAATTCAAAGGATACCCAACCAAAAAGTACCATATAGCCCAAACTATAGCTAAAACAAACACCACAGCCCAGCCGATCGGCACAGGATTTTTATACTCTCCGATTCCATCCCAGCTATGCTCACTTAACTCTCCGCCCTCTTTTTTCACTTTCATTAGTTTAAATAGCCTACCTACGACAATCAATGTCAATAAAACGATAGCTATAGCACCAAGAATAGAAAGCGAATTTACATTGTCTTCTAGATTAAACCATTTCATTTTTTAACGCTCCTATTGTCATCTTTGTCTGAAGTGAAACTCTCAAGAACATTATCTTTTAAATCATCATTTAAGGCTAAATTTGAGTATTTTTCATAATCTCTTCTACCTATTTTTTCTGATCTTTTTAGATGAAACCAGTAGCTATATAGTATCACTACCATCGCTACTAGCATTATATAAAAGCCATAAGCTTGTAGTTCTCTCATAGTCTCTATACTCATAACAAACCCTATTTTAAGCTATTTAAATATGCAATCAATGCTACTATTTGGCGGATTTCACCTCTAGCAAATGCATCTTTTACATCTTGATCTTTCATTTGGCTTACGATAGCCTCCGCTTCTGCTTTTATCTCTGCTTGAGCTTCATCCCAACTGCCTAATTTTGGCATATTTTCTGTATCATAAGGGACATTAAATACCTTTTTAACTGTTAGGGCTTCAGCATAAGCTGTTTCTATATCAGCATTTTTATTAAACATATGTTTATATGCTGGCATAATAGATCCTGGCACTACGCTTACTGGATCTTTCATGTGATTTTCATGCCAATCAACGCTTCTATAGTTGCCGATTCTAGCTAGATCTGGGCCTGTTCTTTTAGATCCCCATAAAAATGGTCTATCATAAGCAAATTCACCACTTACAGAATACATGCCATATCTATCGGTTTCTGATTTAAATGGGCGAATTAATTGAGAGTGGCAAGCATTACAGCTATCAGCTATATAAACATTGCGACCAGCTAGTTGTAAAACTGTGTATGGTTTTTTATGCTCAACAGGTCTAGCACGATCAGCAAAATCAGGCAAAATCTCGACAATACCAGCATATGCTATAAAGATAAACACAAATACCGCAAAAAAGAATGGATTTTTCTCTAACCAACTAAACATACATCCCTCCTTACGCAGCCATTGGTGAAGCACTTACTGGCTCACGATCTATAGGCTTACTTGATGAGATAGATTTCATAATATTGTAAGCAAACATAAAGAAACCGATTAGATATAATAAACCACCGATAGCTCTAATCCAATAATATGGGATAAGAACAGTAACTGTATCTATAAATGAATAAGCAAGGTTACCATATTCATCTGTAGCTCTCCACATCATACCTTGTGTGATACCAGCGATCCACATAGATGCAAAGTATAGTACGATACCTGTAGTTTGGATCCAAAATTGCGCTTCCATTAAAGATTTACTATATAGCTCACGTTTAAAAATACGTGGAGTCATATGGTATAGTGCAGCCATAGTCATAAATCCAACCCAGCCTAAAGTACCATCATGAACGTGTCCAGGAATCCAATCTGTAAAGTGCGCTAGAGCATTTACTGATTTTATTGAAAGAATTGGTCCTTCTAAAGTAGAGAACATATAGAATGTAGAGGCTAAAACCATAAATTTGATTAGTGGATTTTCTCTTAGTTGTCCCCATTCACCCTTCATTGTTAAAAGTATATTTATAGCTGAACCCCAACTAGGCAAAATAAGAACTATAGAGAATATAGATCCCATAGTCTGCATCCAATCTGGCACCGTAGAGTAGATAAGGTGGTGACCACCAGCCCAAAGATAGACAAACATTAAGCCCCAAAATGAGAATAGTGAGAGTTTGTAGCTAAAAATTGGTTGGCCACTCTCTTTTGGCAAGAAGTAGTAAATTTGAGCAATTATCGCCACGGTAAATACAAACGCAACCGCATTGTGTCCAAACCACCATTGAACTAGCGCATCATTTGTACCTGCATACATAGATACAGAGTGGATCCAACTACCCATACCTGTAACTAGACGAGTAGGAACTTCCATATTGTTAAATAGATATAGCATAGCTACGCCAAGGAATGTAGCAATGTAATACCATAAAGAGATATATAGAGTTTTTTCACGGCGAATTCCAATAAGCCCAAATATAGAAATCCCCCATAAAACCCACACAACAACGACTATTATATCAATTGGCCACTCAAGCTCTGCATACTCTTTAGATGTAGAAACACCAGCAAAAAGAGTAATAACCGCCAAAGCTATAACTAGCACATATAGCCAGAAATGTAGCTTGCCTATGAACATTAGGAATTTAGATTCGTTCATAGAAACCTTAAGCACTCTTTGTCCTATGTAATACCAGGTAGCAAATATACCTGATAACATAAATCCGTAGATCACGCCATTTGTATGAAGCGGTCTAAGACGGCTAAATGTTCCATATTCACCAGCTATATAGTTAAGGTCAGGGTAAGCTAACTGAAAAGCTATCAAAGTACCGATACCCATACCAACTATACCAAAGATAATAGTGGTAAACATGAAGTACTTAGCGACTGTATAGTCGTAGTTCAATGCATTACTTGGCTGCATTAAAAAGTTCCTCCTGTAAAGTTATTATTGAAAAGCACTTCTAATTATATGGTAAATAAAATATAAATTAACTTAAAAGATCAAAAATATACAAAAATAAATTTAAAATGTTTAGAATTTAAACAATAAATTTTAAATTTATCTCATTTGAAATATATTTTTTAGTATAAATTTGATTTATATTTCATCATCTTTTGAGCTAATTTTATATCCAAGGCCAGATATATTTTTAATCAAATTTACCCCAACTTTATCACGAATTCTCTTAACAAAAGTCCTAATAGCCGCATCGCTAACCCTCTCATCTGTCCAGACATTTTGCTTAATCTCTTCGTGCAAAACCAAAGTATCCATCCTTTGGGCTAAAATTGTCAAAAATGCCAACTCTTTTTTGGTTAATCCTATTTGAGTTCCATCATCTTTTATAAGCACTCTTTTGGTTTTGTCAAATTTAATTCCACGGCCAATATCGATTTGCGAAGTAAGATCTATTCTATCTTTGGCGACCTTAGATATCTCTTCACACAACTCATCATCGCTAAGTGGCTTTATAAGATATTTATCTACTCTAGCATCAATTGCACCAAGCAATCTATCTCTATCGCTAAAAGCGCTAAATACAATCACAGGCGTGGATTGCGATATCTGTCTGATCTCTTTAGTCATCTCTAGACCATCCATTATAGGCATTACTATATCTGTAAGCACTAAATCTGGGTTGTATTTTTTAAATTTTTTTAGCCCTTCATCGCCATTTTTAGCCAAGATAACACTTTTAAAAAGCCCTTCTAAGGCTCTAGCTATTGAGCTTTTTATCTTATTGTCATCTTCTACTATTAAAATGGTTAAATTTTTTAAATTTTCATCCATTACTCTCTCCGCCTAATATATTTAATCTACAAAACTAATTTTACTAATTATTGGTTCGTTAATTATAGCATATTTAATTTGCTAATTAATATCATTTTAGATATTGAGTTTATATTTAAGTGGATTTTTGCTATATTATAATCAAAAAAAAGGCTATTTTATAATTTTAAAAAAAGAGAAAATATAGTGAATTTAAACTAAAAAATAGATATTGAATATCAAAATTTTATAATTTTTATTTAAGTAACATAAATCCTAAATATAAAAAATAAATTCCATACCCAAGCATAATTATAAAAGAGATTAAATTTAAATAATTTTTAAATTTAGCACTCAAAGCAGACAAAATACCACCGACTCCCATCATCACAGGAATTGTGCTAAGACCAAAAATAGCCATAATCATCGCACCATTTATCAAAGAGCCACTCCCAAGCGAAACAGCCAAAAAATAATATACAACTCCGCAAGGCAAAAGCCCATTTAAAAATCCTAAAATCAAAAACGATATAAGGCTATTTTTTTGTCTGAATTTGGCAAATAAAGGGATAATTAAATAGCTTAATTTCTGATTTTCGATATAAGATAGCAGCTTACCTCTTTTAAAAAGCCCAAAAGCCAAAATAATCAAAATCACCCCAGCAAAAAAGATAACCAACCCCCTATTAGCACCGCTCAAAAGAGCAGCCGAGCCAAAAAGCCCAAATAAAATACCTAAAATCATATATGCCAAAACTCTGCTAAGATGATAACTAAGTAGTAAGATGAATTGAGTTGATTTTGATTTTTGATTAAGTTTGATATTATAAGCTACCACAAATCCACCACACATACCGATACAATGCGACAAGCTAAAGCTAATCGCAAGTGCAATAGTAGTAAGGATCGTGGCTAAATCCATTATAAAATTTCTATAAATTTCTTAAAGATATATTTACTCTCATTTGGTCCGCTACTCGCTTCTGGATGGTGCTGGACTGAAAATACTCTTCCACCATT is part of the Campylobacter lanienae NCTC 13004 genome and harbors:
- the rpsI gene encoding 30S ribosomal protein S9 gives rise to the protein MATTYATGKRKTAVAKVWVKPGSGKITVNGMDLNTWLGGHEAIKLKVVQPLLVTKQETSMDITATTLGGGYSAQAEALRHGISRALASIDATFRGALKPQGLLTRDSRVVERKKYGRRKARRSPQFSKR
- the rplM gene encoding 50S ribosomal protein L13 is translated as MTKITKPNEVKRDWIVLDASGKRFGRLLTEAATLLRGKHKPGFSPNVDCGDYVIIINASKAEFTGANKAEEKLYHRHSGYFGSVKSEKFGDLLANKPEKLYKLAVRGMLPKTKLGKEMLKKLKIYAGSEHPHTAQIAKEGK
- a CDS encoding RecB-like helicase, coding for MKFENYLCLEASAGSGKTFALSVRYIALLLKGNHPRKILALTFTNKAANEMKHRITDTFCNLHLSKCDGERNAICELLGKSKEEVLALRDKFMADFLSSELKISTFDSFFATILRQFSLNLGLMPDFNSLNDNSIEVKSEFKRLLNSNSMMSKVAKYLYYTNSKENALFEKLALLSQTKFDKFDAPWPSSENAMDRYNELCDVALKLSSDKYYVANFNKNLSLNEIVEKAVVKDIDKKYFNKVRDNAEFNAARDEFISALKEYYLALEKYEISQISYFVDLYKKAIANVNRRENSLSFADITNWVNELLTNKNKQNIDMLYFRLDAKIRHILIDEFQDTDIKQYEILEPLIAESLSGIGQSGVGSFFYVGDIKQSIYRFRGGQSGLFNKLTIKFPQIKTQSLDKNYRSNKEIVEYVNTIFKNKYPHYIDQIPNSKDDGYVGVVKFDREKEKYLEAIYDSINYLSKFGVKYEDMAILCWKNSDIYNIKDYLEAKGLEVSTQTTNNLIKSANVAAVVAFLKYSIFGDEIYLNTQYEITKTKKAKLELKSDASVAQTLKFIAKYLELEPCDVDLLKLYEISSKYSDIYDFAFNIDNDQTTSAKNSQKGITIMTVHKSKGLQFEHVIVLDYIGKENSQKDKFLMEYNLGTDSWDIRLANKVFEYLGDENYIQLQNRQKELDRKEVINKIYVALTRAKHSLIILAKDNPNGNNISYFTEYESNGKAVEYLNLDEYKSGIIKPNSDKKQESKPQITDLKPFEKIAPQEILTSDKPKESLNLDSIYFGKALHYYLESIDFADFNSLKIAQNCLYNKFGAFIDQDGLKDIKDRVDRLLNNPQFLEIIKDKRLYQEQDIGFNGVLKRIDLLCVNNDEIEIIDYKSSLKNSDEHKEQVREYLDILSQIYPQKKLKASIVYILHDKIQISKL
- a CDS encoding PD-(D/E)XK nuclease family protein, translated to MQNRSLFVFSTSRNVRDFYSNNLSSNSLLPKIMNISEFFGEVIYVPDRRRATDMESLLYMRNAINRVENISSILNIKDEFLVFLKNSNYIFSFFKELSKEKKRVADLSIADTYANYDEHLAILDNLGRIYKQSLDERGLYDDITISDYYEINSNFISNFDRIELRIDGILTLLEWEILIKISEKIPLILNFDCSKFNQKTIEKIKNFTNLNFKASHNYKLNLSDKSIESETKLNQNPNINIMGFSLRSLQAAFVFDEISNMIRDGIKPQNIAVILPDESFADVLQNLDENNMLNYAMGKSLKNSPIYTLLHTIKEAISQELEYEFNENYIKDSKELNQLIATLNSFKIPTQIYQDIQGIFYSNVEFNRFENAIKSLLNDIKRVDEIDEIIENELFYIKTLLRQIELKFSDILELFLINFSSKTQSMAGGGLVSVIGILESRFKSYDGVIIVDFNDSLVPKRSQKEMFLSSVVRKNAGLISHSDRENLQRFYYESLINRAKRVSISYVENDENIVSRFIKDFEGVKKIEISQISYENALRQGGIAIDLTPREIVETHDFFAWPLSFTRLDTYLKCPRRYYYKYIKNIEESRFDDRDALDFGNLIHEALEEYFKQSNAKFDKSEFLQIYSKYQKDTTLKSEIFKLKLDDFASSQNSHFENGFRVDEREMEIETEFDGIPIKGKIDRVDINDDDIWLIDYKSGKADEKSLQLAFYELLYQAKFNKTASGHFYSFDDNKFTNSKADIDKLIEVLDELKKENNTQIEFYQDTKHCDICPYKSLCLRGLR
- a CDS encoding TPM domain-containing protein, whose protein sequence is MILFKIFKSGFIAALLSLGAYGVVIDNANIISEAVEIKLNLIGEELKSKTGVSLDLLTISDLNGSTLENAASSHISNLKPPYIVLAILPKDFSSKAGKLDIFASNDALELFDKEAVLSPFPQIGSIIPLLTQNKGKDIYNSSMLNGYADIADRVANSKNITLETSIGSQNRDTINIFRYLIYGTIILVLIVLFMRKFKKANNAKS
- a CDS encoding DUF4006 family protein; this encodes MDNTNRSVFALNGVTGMLIATALLLSILVVLTYLGISAQQNVMQKPYKLVDPSSVEMKSSVQKAAEVMVIKE
- a CDS encoding cbb3-type cytochrome c oxidase N-terminal domain-containing protein, which translates into the protein MKWFNLEDNVNSLSILGAIAIVLLTLIVVGRLFKLMKVKKEGGELSEHSWDGIGEYKNPVPIGWAVVFVLAIVWAIWYFLVGYPLNSYSQIGEYNEEVKKYNASFQAKFQNATQDELKAIGEQVFLVQCAACHGITGDGINGKAANLVEWGSEKGIYDAIIKGSKGLGYPLGDMPNAIDNGIDEATAKAIAAFTAKEISAIKSTINEDLVEAGRAAWATCAACHGEDGKGMDGMAPDLSKYGSSDFVVDVLVRGKTGNIGHMPKFRDTGLINPTQEKAVGEYIISLSKGE
- a CDS encoding cytochrome c oxidase, cbb3-type, CcoQ subunit, which gives rise to MSIETMRELQAYGFYIMLVAMVVILYSYWFHLKRSEKIGRRDYEKYSNLALNDDLKDNVLESFTSDKDDNRSVKK
- the ccoO gene encoding cytochrome-c oxidase, cbb3-type subunit II; its protein translation is MFSWLEKNPFFFAVFVFIFIAYAGIVEILPDFADRARPVEHKKPYTVLQLAGRNVYIADSCNACHSQLIRPFKSETDRYGMYSVSGEFAYDRPFLWGSKRTGPDLARIGNYRSVDWHENHMKDPVSVVPGSIMPAYKHMFNKNADIETAYAEALTVKKVFNVPYDTENMPKLGSWDEAQAEIKAEAEAIVSQMKDQDVKDAFARGEIRQIVALIAYLNSLK